The Acanthopagrus latus isolate v.2019 chromosome 1, fAcaLat1.1, whole genome shotgun sequence genomic interval TCCTCAGATATCCAGTAGGCTATGGTTACATATGAAATATTGATAACTTccaacaacaaaatatatctattttattttaattagacgaaaacaaaacaaatttgagGTATTTGCACTTTGAGGTCAGGATGCAAATACTTCAAATTTGTTGTCGGTCATGTAATATTCTAGGACACAACAATTCACAGTCGgatattgttatttttactcAACCACATTTACTTGGcagctgcagtggaaaaaaGTCGCAGCTCCTTGAACTTGTTTTCAATCAGCTGCAAATGTGAACTTCAGCTCAATTCTCTGTGAAATTAAGCGAGACGGACGTGCAACCGAGGTTTAAATGCGGAACGAAAATGCCCGAACACGTCCACTGGCGGAACTTAATAGTGTGACATCTAGCGGAAGTGAACACCAGAGTCGTGAGTAATGTGCTTCGGAATTacctgtgtggttgttgtgcaTCTGATTCCTCTAATTGTAGATAACCAACGATGTCTTCCGTCGAGTGTTTGAGAGGTTTCATCAGCGAgcgactgactgctgctgctgaagaaatattcGGAGTTTTTCAGAAAACTATCGTCAAGTACGAGGAGGAGATCGACCGTCAGCGCAAACTGCTGGATATCTTTTGGAAACCCGAAATAAAGTTACACAGGATAGGTGAGTAAAACTTCATTACTTGGGCaataattggaaaaaataattattatatatatacacatacacacacacacacacacacgcctgtgtgtatttgttattCACCATCACAGTAGTCTCCGCTTCCTTTTACTCTGtgtccctccagagctcccacaGCAGCGTGTCTGTACGGAGGACGAGGTTCTCACTGACCAGCTGCTCTGtaaccaggagaggaactccagtctggaccaagagGAACCAGAACCTCCACAGAttaaagaggagcaggaggaactctgcagcagtcaggagggagagcagcttgttcTGAAGCAGGAGACTGATACCGCTATGTTGATTTCTCCTTATGAAGACAGTGACCACAGTGGACCAGAACCAAACAgtgaccaccagctcctccCTCACAACTCTCATGTAGCTGAGAGCCAAAATCAGGAAGGAGGCAAACATGGAGACTCAGGATCAACTAGAGCTGCAGAGCCAGAAGCAAAGAAAAGGCCTTGGAAAAGTCACAGTGATGCTCACACTGCTCAGAAGGGATATAAATGTGACACGTGTGGTAAAACAATGAGGTATAAATCCCACCTTATAATACACCAGAGAACCCACACTGGTGAGAAGCCGTATCAGTGCAACACATGTGGGAAAAGATTTTGTCAAACTTCAGCATTAAACACTCACGCAAGAATCCACACGGGTGAGAAGCCATTTCCCTGCGACACCTGTGGAAAAAGATTTGGTCAAATATCAACGTTTCATGCTCATGtaagaatccacacaggtgagaagccgtatCAGTGCAACACATGTGGGAAAAGATTTGGTCAAACATCAGCATTAAACTCTCATGCAAGAATCCACACGGGCGAAAAGCCGTATATGTGCAACACCTGCGGGAAAAGATTCGGTCAGAGATCAGCATTAAACTTTCATGTAAGAATTCACAGGGGTGAGAAGCCATTTTCTTGCCAATTCTGTGGAAGAGGTTTCAGATCGTCTAGTAGCATGTTGGTCCACgtgagaatccacacaggtgagaagccgtatTCCTGCGACACCTGTGGGAAAAGATTTATTCAGATGTCAGCATTGAAGACTCATGCAAGAATCCACACTGGTGAGAAGCTGCACATGTGCATCACCTGCGGGAAAAGATTCAGTCAGAGAACAGCATTGAAGTCTCATATGAGAGTCCATCGAGAAGTGGTACGGTAGTTTAATGTAATGAAGGAATACATTTTCGACAGTTCCATCTTTTTTTGAGGAACTGTTGGATCATTTTTTTATAATGCTATTTTCATGAGTGGACTGTGAACTCTCTGATGTTGCAGATGAAAACCCCACTGATCTATAGGCTGGTCCATATTAACAGCCACTTTTGtcatcacagatatattggtatCAGTGAATCAGTTTATTCAATATATGTCGATATGAAAACTTGTTTTAACAGAACCTAATGTAGTTCAGGATGTTTGGGCTACTTTACAGTCCGACTCTTGAGCAGGTCCCAAGTCATTTTTGCTTGGTCTAGACAAAATGAGTCCCGAGTCAAGTCATTCCACCCCAAACATACTGCGCCTTACCTGCAGTTTATGGTCTTTATGAAAACATCAGACaagtaaaatatcctgcctccattacatatcTGTCACAATTTTTTGATAACCTCTTTTAAGGATCACTACAAAAGTCGCTGATTTatcagtcttcttttttttttttttactccctaaTATAGCCATCAGCCTTAAAAATTCAGTATCTGTGTTCTCATCCTGCCAACGACAGTCTtttaggttttgttttattttctgtcttctgcATGTCATTTGATTGTATACTTATGTATTTTGACATTGGCATAACTGGATGTACATTTGTGTTGGGGGGCAAACACAGATTATAGATGGtgttcagctgtttctggtCTCATATATTTAATCTGACAATGAAGCTTTGTATGGGGACAATGTAATAATACCAGATTCACACTGAAGTCTGAAGCTTGCATTTGAAACATCAGATATTGagaatgcttttattttatgttacaCATACTGCTACTATTCTAAATTTCACAGTCATATGTATTAAATTTGCTGTAGTACTTTCCCAATACCTGTACTcactaaacacactttaatgtgtaacatttgTGGAATTGCCCTTTCTGTCTGTACGTTTTTCAATAAAAGGTTTAAATGAGAAAGTAACACATCACTGAGGGACAAATGTCAGCTAACACAAAAGCTCCTATTTTGGTTTTAGGGACTAAAGATTTATGCACAGTTAGTGCTGGGACAGTAATTTACAGCCATGACGCAAACGGTTTTAAAATACGGTCTGTAAAATTGCCAACAATTTTCTGGCGGAACAAAAGAAACCACGAACTCCTCTGACGGAACATTAACGGTGTAACATCAAGCGGAAGTACACAGAAGAACAGCGCTAGCCGCTGAACGTCTTCACTGAGTCTGGTTCATCGGTAAACGCCGGAGCTGACTTCATTgtaattacataaaaaatattttattaatgtcTGTGAATGAGCTCAAAgtcagctgaaagaaaacagctaaATTCTCTGAAATTAAGCGAGTAAAACTGTAGTTTGAACGCGGAACGAAAAAAACTCGAACTCTTCCACTGACGGAACCTAACGGTGTGACAGCCAGCGGAAgtaaacagcagagcagcgagCGGCGTCCTGTGAAGTACCTGTGTGGTCATTGTGCAGTTGATTCTTGTGGTTGTAGATAACCAACGATGTCTTCCGTCGAGTGTTTGAGAGGTTTCATCAGCGAgcgactaactgctgctgctgaagaaatattcGGAGTTTTTCAGAAAACTATCGTCAAGTACGAGGAGGAGATCGACCGTCAACGCAAATTGCTGGATATCTTTTGGAAACCCGAAATAAAGTTACACAGGATAGGTGAGTAAAACTTTGTTATTTCGAATAGCGACAGAAATTCGTTTTATATATAATCCCGGGTGTTTTAACAAACAGGGGACTTAATCTGCTCGcctgtgtgtatttgttattCACCATCACAGTAGTCTCCGCTTCCTTTTACTCTGtgtccctccagagctcccacaGCAGCGTGTCTGTACGGAGGACGAGGTTCTCACTGACCAGCTGCTCTGtaaccaggagaggaactccagtctggaccgAGAGGAACCAGAACCTCCACAGAttaaagaggagcaggaggaactctgcagcagtcaggagggagagcagcttgttcTGAAGCAGGAGACTGATACTGCTATGTTGATTCCTCCTTATGAAGAAAGAGACCACAGTGGACCAGAACAACCAATCAgtgaccaccagctcctctctcacAACTCTCATGTAGCTGAGAGCCAAAATCAGGAAGGAGGCAAACATGGAGACTCAGGATCAACTAGAGCTGCAGAGCCAGAAGCAAAGAAAAGGCCTTGGAAAAGTCACTGTGATGCTCACACTGCTCAGAAGGGATTTAAATGTGGCACATGTGGCTCAGTTTTTAAGTATAAGTCCCAATTTGTTATGCACCAGAGGGTCCACACAGGTGAAAAGCCATTCGCTTGTGACACCTGTGGGACAAGATTCACTCAGAGATCAGCATTAAACTGTCATATAAGACTTCACACGGGTGAGAAGCCATTCTCTTGCCAATTCTGTGGAAAAGCTTTCAGGCGTTCGAGCAACTTGTCGGTCCACATGAGAAACCACACAGATGACAAGCCATATCCATGCGACATCTGTGGGATACAGTTTGATAAGGGAAATCTATTGAAGGCTCATATGAGAGTCCATCGAGAAGTGGTACAGTAGTTTAGTATAATGAAGCAATACATTTTTGACAATTCCATCAATTTTTGAGGAacttttgaatcattttttaaacGCTATTTACATGAGTTGACTGTGAACTCTCTGATGTTGcagctgaaaagaaaacctgtcaTGTATGTTATCATCCTGCAAAATacagactttatttttttgatcTGCCACGTGTGATTTAATACTTAAAAGTGTCTGTTATTAATTTATGGACAAGCACAATTTGTAGATGATGTTCTACGTGGTATTCTGATGTATTAAGAGGAAGAAAGCTGCCAGTCTCACACTGAAGCTTAAAGatccaatttaaaaatgtcagattttgaTGGAGGCCTACTTGTGCTAAGAGCAGTTTCACTGTATGTTACACACCTAGTACTTTACTACATTTGATAGTCATACATTGTACCTTTTACCTGCGGTAAACTTTTCACTCGTTCTAATCAGTTGGGGGTCCACATGAtcaaacacacaggtgaaaagCCATACCTTTGCAAAACCTGCCATAAGGGATTCAGTCACTTACCACAACTGAAAAAGCACATGACAATTCATGAAGGTTAAGAGCTGTTTACCTTAGGAGACAAGGGAGGGTTTTTTTATACTTGGCTTCTAATATAGTGCGTTAATTTTAATTGATTAAGCACAAAATTAAGTTATTTGGTAAAAAGTCACGGGGGTCAAGTGATGGCGGCTTCGGAGACCGCTGATTATACAGGAGTTGCACAAACACCCAACATATATGAAGTATTCTCACTGAAGATgcaacactttcactttcatttaagCACTTTATGTATCATGCAGTAATCTTCCACAGGTGTTTCGGTGGGTCCCTGTCAACCGAGCTGCTCCACTTGCTTTAGTTATATGTGCACTACCCCTGCAGCCCGGGGAGGGACCCCATCTACATGTTTCTTGATTTGCTGTTTACTGTCAAGGTtctgtgtttcttgtttgtatttcatgCTCAGCACTGGCCTGTCACATCAGGTATATCATTATTATGCAGTCCAGTAATATAATACTCAGTTCAGTAAGGGTCTTACTGGGGAAGGTGATGCAGAGAAAGGTTTATTATTTACTGGAATGGGTATATGTGGCCTTATTACAAGAATCACACCTAGAAAACAATGGACATCTCAAACTTAAACACAGCTGGGTGTCTCCCAGACTGACTGTAGCAATTTATGTGTATTCATCTTCTGTGAAATCTGTTCATACCAAGGACACTACAACATCTCTGACATTATAATTATATGATTGTGAGCATCAAGAATTCAGCCTCGGGACATAATAAATGATAACTTGCAGAATCAGTGATGTCAGTCTTTGGCTGTGAATATATATCAGGAATAGAGACACAGTGCTGTCTATTCCACCCTTTAATACAATCCTGATAAAATAAATTGGAAAAAGCTCCTCCAGTGACAAAAAGGACATTAGATTTTATTTGGTGAAAGTTAAGGTAGTCTGTCAAAGTAGACTCGTTGCACACCTTCCTTCACTAAACCCAAGAGTAACATTTATAAAGAACTATTATATGTTAATAAGACCTATATGTGTTTTGAATAACACAAAGATGAATGTTTGCCACCACTTCTTCACGAATTGTGACTGATATAAAATGTTCTGACTGAAGGATGTCaacactgtttgtctttcttgttCCTGACAGTTGATTCAATAAAGATGAGCTATTTTTCGTTCATGTGGCTGTAGTGTGTAATGAATGTGTCTGACAATATGTATGTATGGAGTCAGCAATACCGATACATGACAAATCTGCATCATTGGTCCATGAAAAATTGATAATCACACATAACGTTGCTACATTATTTACTTCTTATTACCCAACAACTCACCCGCTGTGCATCTCACTGAAACTggttaaaatgtatataatagTAAATCAGGGGAATCAGCAGTAAATAACCATTTTAGGAGCTGCAGAGCcagaagcaaagaaaagactTCAAGGACATGGAGGTAAAAACGTCAATCACTGTTACAGATTATTAATATATATCCTGGTGAGGAGCAGTAGAACTTCAACAGCTATCAGAGATGTTTTAGTCTGTGTCAGCTGCTAAGGTTCATCAGATAACTGTCAGAGGTGAGGAGCTGCGTTGTTGCAGCAGTTTTGCTCAAATCACAtcctcagaaaaacagcagaggatcAGCTCACACAGGACAAACCACCAGTGAAATGCAACAGCTAAGTCTCTGTTATTGAATATGTACAATTTACCATTGAGATGAGGCCACCGTATGTTAGTGTAATAATGTAGAACAATTTTAACATTATTGTTGAGGTCTGTTGaagttttgaattatttttgttaaatgCCACCAACTGTAAGCGGAACAAAGTAAACATAAATTCCACCGACGGACCGTTAACAGTGTAACACCACACAGAAGTAAACAAAAGACCGTTGATACTGGTCGAActttcatgttttcactgaaacacGCTGGTTTATAAGTCAGACTTCGTTGCTGACTTCGTTGttatacattaaaaatgtcttccgTCGAGTGTTTGAGAGGTTTCATCAACGAgcgactaactgctgctgctgaagaaatattcGGAGTTTTTCAGAAAACTATCGTCAAGTACGAGGAGGAGATCGACCGTCAGCGCAAACTGCTGGATGTCCGGAAACCCGAAATAAAGTTTTACAGGATAGGTGAGTAACATTTAATTATCTGGGCAataatttgggaaaaaaaaaaaacaaaaaaaaacattgtaatatatataatgtgAGATGTTTAAATACTCAGGGGTCCTAATCTGCTCGCCTGTGTGTATTTCTTATCCACCATCACAGTagtctcctctttcttttactctgtgtccctccagagctcccacaGCAGGTTCTCACTGACCAGCTGCTCTGTAAGCAGGAGAGgagctccagtctggaccaagagGAACCAGAACCTCCACAGAttaaagaggagcaggaggaactCCGCTgcagtcaggagggagagcagcgtGTCTGTACGGAGGACGAGGTTCTCACGGACCAGCTGCTCTGTAACCAGGAGAGGAAttccagtctggaccaagagG includes:
- the LOC119017249 gene encoding zinc finger protein 664-like isoform X1; this translates as MSSVECLRGFISERLTAAAEEIFGVFQKTIVKYEEEIDRQRKLLDIFWKPEIKLHRIELPQQRVCTEDEVLTDQLLCNQERNSSLDQEEPEPPQIKEEQEELCSSQEGEQLVLKQETDTAMLISPYEDSDHSGPEPNSDHQLLPHNSHVAESQNQEGGKHGDSGSTRAAEPEAKKRPWKSHSDAHTAQKGYKCDTCGKTMRYKSHLIIHQRTHTGEKPYQCNTCGKRFCQTSALNTHARIHTGEKPFPCDTCGKRFGQISTFHAHVRIHTGEKPYQCNTCGKRFGQTSALNSHARIHTGEKPYMCNTCGKRFGQRSALNFHVRIHRGEKPFSCQFCGRGFRSSSSMLVHVRIHTGEKPYSCDTCGKRFIQMSALKTHARIHTGEKLHMCITCGKRFSQRTALKSHMRVHREVVR
- the LOC119017249 gene encoding zinc finger protein 2 homolog isoform X6; protein product: MSSVECLRGFISERLTAAAEEIFGVFQKTIVKYEEEIDRQRKLLDIFWKPEIKLHRIELPQQRVCTEDEVLTDQLLCNQERNSSLDQEEPEPPQIKEEQEELCSSQEGEQLVLKQETDTAMLISPYEDSDHSGPEPNSDHQLLPHNSHVAESQNQEGGKHGDSGSTRAAEPEAKKRPWKSHSDAHTAQKGFKCGTCGSVFKYKSQFVMHQRVHTGEKPFACDTCGTRFTQRSALNCHIRLHTGEKPFSCQFCGKAFRRSSNLSVHMRNHTDDKPYPCDICGIQFDKGNLLKAHMRVHREVVQ
- the LOC119017249 gene encoding zinc finger protein 835-like isoform X5; protein product: MSSVECLRGFISERLTAAAEEIFGVFQKTIVKYEEEIDRQRKLLDIFWKPEIKLHRIELPQQRVCTEDEVLTDQLLCNQERNSSLDREEPEPPQIKEEQEELCSSQEGEQLVLKQETDTAMLIPPYEERDHSGPEQPISDHQLLSHNSHVAESQNQEGGKHGDSGSTRAAEPEAKKRPWKSHCDAHTAQKGFKCGTCGSVFKYKSQFVMHQRVHTGEKPFACDTCGTRFTQRSALNCHIRLHTGEKPFSCQFCGKAFRRSSNLSVHMRNHTDDKPYPCDICGIQFDKGNLLKAHMRVHREVVQ